One Cervus canadensis isolate Bull #8, Minnesota chromosome 1, ASM1932006v1, whole genome shotgun sequence genomic window carries:
- the VAMP2 gene encoding vesicle-associated membrane protein 2 — MSATAATAPPAAPAGEGGPPAPPPNLTSNRRLQQTQAQVDEVVDIMRVNVDKVLERDQKLSELDDRADALQAGASQFETSAAKLKRKYWWKNLKMMIILGVICAIILIIIIVYFSS; from the exons AT GTCGGCTACCGCTGCCACCGCCCCCCCTGCCGCCCCGGCTGGGGAGGGAGGCCCTCCTGCGCCCCCTCCAAACCTCACTAGTAACAGGAGACTGCAGCAGACCCAGGCCCAGGTGGATGAG GTGGTGGACATCATGAGGGTGAATGTAGACAAGGTCTTGGAGCGGGACCAGAAGCTGTCGGAGCTGGACGACCGTGCCGACGCCCTCCAGGCGGGGGCCTCCCAGTTTGAAACCAGTGCAGCCAAGCTCAAGCGCAAATACTGGTGGAAAAACCTCAAG ATGATGATCATCCTGGGAGTGATTTGCGCCATCATCCTTATTATCATCATCG TTTACTTCAGCTCTTAA
- the PER1 gene encoding period circadian protein homolog 1 isoform X3 — translation MSRSGPLEGADGGGDLRPGEPFCPGGGPSPGPPEHRPCPGPSLADDTDANSNGSSGNESNGPESRGASQRSSHSSSSGNGKDSALLETTESSKSTNSQSPSPPSSSIAYSLLSASSEPDNPSTSGCSSEQSARARTQKELMTALRELKLRLPPERRGKGRSGTLATLQYALACVKQVQANQEFYQQWSLEEGEPCAMDMSTYTLEELEHVTSEYTLRNQDTFSVAVSFLTGRIVYISEQAGVLLRCKRDVFRGARFSELLAPQDVGVFYSSTTPSRLPTWGPGASSGSGLKDFTQEKSVFCRIRGGPDRDPGPRYQPFRLTPYVTKIRVSDGAPAQPCCLLIAERIHSGYEAPRIPPDKRIFTTRHTPSCLFQDVDERAAPLLGYLPQDLLGAPVLLFLHPEDRPLMLAIHKKILQLAGQPFDHSPIRFCARNGEYVTMDTSWAGFVHPWSRKVAFVLGRHKVRTAPLNEDVFTPPAPSPALSLDSDIQELSEQIHRLLLQPVHSPSPTGFCGVGPVPSSGPLLSPGSSSESNGGDAEGPGPPAPVTFQQICKDVHLVKHQGQQLFIESRARPLPRPRVPSTGTFKAKTLPCQSPDLEAAPAPIQAPLALAIEEAERKEASSCSYQQINCLDSILRYLESCNLPGTTKRKCASSSSCTASSASDDDKQRTGPVSVGAKKDASAVLPGEGAAPLKEPVAGGGALSPLALANKAESVVSVTSQCSFSSTIVHVGDKKPPESDIIMMEDVPSLPPGPAPSPAPSPTVAPEPAPDAYRPVGLTKAVLSLHTQKEEQAFLSRFRDFSRLRGLDSSSTAPSAPGERGCHHSPATHGRRHHCRSKAKRSRHHQTARAEAPGYISQPSPVPPSAPWPPPPATPPFPAVVQPYPLPVFPARGGPQPLPPAPTSVPPAAFPAPLVTPMVALVLPNYLFPTPSTYPYGAPQTPAEGPPTPASRSPSPSLPPLPPSPPHHPDSPLFNSRCSSPLQLNLLQLEEPPRGEGGAAAGGSGSSAGPPPPSEAEPEARLVARTSP, via the exons ATGAGCAGGAGCGGCCCCCTAGAAGGGGCTGATGGGGGAGGGGACCTCAGGCCAGGGGAACCCTTTTGTCCTGGAGGGGGTCCATCCCCTGGGCCTCCAGAGCACCGACCTTGTCCTGGCCCCAGCTTGGCTGATGACACGGATGCCAACAGCAATGGCTCCAGCGGCAATGAGTCCAATGGACCCGAGTCCAGGGGTGCATCTCAGCGGAGTTCGCACAGCTCCTCCTCTGGCAATGGCAAGGACTCGGCCCTGCTGGAGACCACGGAGAGCAGCAAGAG CACGAACTCTCAGAGCCCATCCCCACCCAGCAGTTCCATTGCCTACAGCCTCCTGAGTGCCAGCTCTGAGCCAGACAACCCCTCTACCAGTGGCTGCAG CAGTGAACAGTCAGCTCGGGCAAGGACTCAGAAAGAACTCATGACGGCACTGCGAGAGCTCAAGCTTCGGCTGCCCCCAGAGCGCAGGGGCAAGGGCCGCTCCGGGACTCTGGCCACATTGCAGTATGCGCTGGCTTGTGTCAAGCAGGTGCAAG CCAACCAGGAGTTCTACCagcagtggagcctggaggagggCGAACCGTGTGCCATGGACATGTCCACCTATACTCTGGAGGAGCTGGAGCACGTCACGTCTGAGTATACACTCCGCAACCAG GACACCTTCTCCGTGGCTGTCTCCTTCCTGACAGGCCGCATCGTCTACATTTCCGAGCAGGCCGGTGTCCTGCTGCGCTGCAAGCGGGATGTGTTCCGGGGCGCCCGCTTCTCGGAGCTCTTGGCTCCTCAGGATGTGGGCGTCTTCTACAGTTCCACCACCCCATCCCGCCTGCCCACCTGGGGCCCAGGGGCCTCCTCAG GTTCAGGCCTCAAGGACTTCACCCAGGAGAAGTCTGTCTTCTGTCGTATCAG AGGGGGTCCTGACCGGGATCCGGGGCCTCGGTACCAGCCATTCCGCCTAACCCCATATGTGACCAAGATCCGGGTCTCCGACGGGGCCCCTGCTCAGCCATGCTGCTTGCTCATTGCAGAGCGCATTCACTCTGGTTATGAAG CTCCCCGGATCCCCCCTGACAAGAGGATCTTCACCACACGGCACACGCCCAGCTGCCTCTTCCAGGACGTGGATGAGAG GGCTGCCCCGCTGCTGGGCTACCTCCCCCAGGACCTCCTGGGGGCCCCAGTGCTCCTCTTCCTGCATCCCGAGGACCGACCCCTCATGCTGGCCATTCACAAGAAGA TCCTGCAGCTGGCTGGCCAGCCCTTTGACCACTCCCCTATTCGCTTCTGTGCCCGTAACGGGGAGTATGTCACCATGGACACCAGCTGGGCTGGCTTTGTGCACCCCTGGAGCCGCAAGGTGGCCTTTGTGTTGGGCCGCCACAAAGTACGCAC GGCGCCCCTGAATGAAGATGTATTCACtcccccggcccccagccccgcTCTGTCCCTGGACTCTGACATCCAAGAGCTCTCGGAGCAGATCCACCGGCTGCTGTTACAg CCTGTACACAGCCCCAGCCCCACGGGCTTCTGTGGAGTCGGCCCGGTGCCTTCCTCCGGCCCTCTCCTCAGCCCTGGCTCCTCCAGTGAGAGCAACGGGGGTGATGCCGAGGGACCTGGGCCTCCTGCCCCG GTGACCTTCCAGCAGATCTGTAAGGATGTGCACCTAGTGAAGCATCAGGGGCAGCAGCTTTTTATTGAGTCCCGGGCCCGGCCTCTGCCCCGGCCCCGCGTCCCTT CTACTGGCACATTCAAGGCCAAGACCCTTCCCTGCCAATCCCCAGACCTGGAGGCGGCCCCAGCTCCAATCCAGGCCCCATTGGCCTTGGCCATTGAGGAGGCTGAGCGGAAAGAAGCCTCCAGTTGCTCCTACCAGCAGATCAACTGCCTGGACAGCATCCTCAG GTACCTGGAGAGCTGCAACCTCCCCGGCACCACAAAGCGCAAATgtgcctcctcctcttcctgcacTGCCTCTTCAGCCTCTGATGACGACAAGCAGCGGACAGGCCCAGTCTCGGTGGGCGCCAAGAAAG ATGCATCAGCAGTGCTGCCCGGGGAGGGGGCCGCCCCTCTGAAGGAGCCGGTGGCGGGAGGAGGAGCCCTGAGCCCGCTCGCCCTGGCCAATAAGGCGGAGAGCGTGGTGTCCGTCACCAGTCAGTGTAGCTTCAGCTCCACCATCGTCCATGTGGGAGACAAGAAGCCCCCGGAGTCGG ACATCATCATGATGGAGGACGTGCCCAGCCTGCCTCCCGGTCCagctcccagcccagcccccagccccacggTAGCCCCTGAGCCAGCCCCAGACGCCTACCGCCCAGTGGGCCTGACCAAGGCCGTGCTGTCCCTGCACACTCAGAAGGAGGAGCAGGCCTTCCTCAGCCGCTTCCGTGACTTCAGCAGGCTGCGTGGACTAGACAGCTCCTCCACAGCCCCCTCGGCCCCTGGGGAGCGAg GCTGCCACCACAGCCCTGCCACCCACGGCCGCCGCCACCATTGCCGATCCAAAGCCAAGCGCTCACGTCACCACCAGACAGCTCGGGCCGAAGCCCCCGGCTACATTTCCCAGCCCTCGCCTGTGCCACCCTCTGCCCCCTGGCCCCCGCCACCAGCCACTCCTCCCTTCCCAGCTGTGGTCCAGCCATACCCCCTCCCCGTGTTCCCCGCGAGAGGCGGCCCTCAgcctctccctcctgctcccaCGTCTGTGCCTCCTGCAGCTTTCCCTGCCCCCCTGGTGACCCCCATGGTGGCCTTAGTGCTCCCTAACTATCTGTTCCCTACCCCATCCACCTATCCCTACGGGGCACCCCAGACGCCTGCCGAGGGGCCTCCGACCCCTGCCTCCCGCTCCCCGTCTCCATCCCTGCCCCCGctgccccccagccctccccaccaccccgaCTCTCCGCTCTTCAACTCAAGATGCAGCTCCCCGCTCCAGCTAAACCTGCTGCAGCTTGAGGAGCCCCCTCGCGGTGAGGGGGGTGCAGCGGCAGGGGGCTCTGGGAGCAGTGCTGGGCCCCCCCCTCCCAGCGAGGCTGAACCAGAGGCCAGACTG GTGGCGAGGACATCCCCATAA
- the PER1 gene encoding period circadian protein homolog 1 isoform X2 encodes MSRSGPLEGADGGGDLRPGEPFCPGGGPSPGPPEHRPCPGPSLADDTDANSNGSSGNESNGPESRGASQRSSHSSSSGNGKDSALLETTESSKSTNSQSPSPPSSSIAYSLLSASSEPDNPSTSGCSSEQSARARTQKELMTALRELKLRLPPERRGKGRSGTLATLQYALACVKQVQANQEFYQQWSLEEGEPCAMDMSTYTLEELEHVTSEYTLRNQDTFSVAVSFLTGRIVYISEQAGVLLRCKRDVFRGARFSELLAPQDVGVFYSSTTPSRLPTWGPGASSGSGLKDFTQEKSVFCRIRGGPDRDPGPRYQPFRLTPYVTKIRVSDGAPAQPCCLLIAERIHSGYEAPRIPPDKRIFTTRHTPSCLFQDVDERAAPLLGYLPQDLLGAPVLLFLHPEDRPLMLAIHKKILQLAGQPFDHSPIRFCARNGEYVTMDTSWAGFVHPWSRKVAFVLGRHKVRTAPLNEDVFTPPAPSPALSLDSDIQELSEQIHRLLLQPVHSPSPTGFCGVGPVPSSGPLLSPGSSSESNGGDAEGPGPPAPVTFQQICKDVHLVKHQGQQLFIESRARPLPRPRVPSTGTFKAKTLPCQSPDLEAAPAPIQAPLALAIEEAERKEASSCSYQQINCLDSILRYLESCNLPGTTKRKCASSSSCTASSASDDDKQRTGPVSVGAKKDIIMMEDVPSLPPGPAPSPAPSPTVAPEPAPDAYRPVGLTKAVLSLHTQKEEQAFLSRFRDFSRLRGLDSSSTAPSAPGERGCHHSPATHGRRHHCRSKAKRSRHHQTARAEAPGYISQPSPVPPSAPWPPPPATPPFPAVVQPYPLPVFPARGGPQPLPPAPTSVPPAAFPAPLVTPMVALVLPNYLFPTPSTYPYGAPQTPAEGPPTPASRSPSPSLPPLPPSPPHHPDSPLFNSRCSSPLQLNLLQLEEPPRGEGGAAAGGSGSSAGPPPPSEAEPEARLAEVTESSNQDALSGSSDLLELLLQEDSRSGTGSAASGSLGSGLGSGSGSHEGGSTSASITRSSQSSHTSKYFGSIDSSEAEAGAAQARAEPGDQVIKYVLQDPIWLLMANADQRVMMTYQVPSRDMASVLKQDRERLRAMQKQQPRFSEDQRRELGAVHSWVRKGQLPRALDVMACVDCGSSTQEHGHPDDPLFSEVDGLGLEPMEEGGGEGGGGGGEGEGSDEAQAQAGARVSSSQDLAMEEEEQGGSSPSPALPATENGTS; translated from the exons ATGAGCAGGAGCGGCCCCCTAGAAGGGGCTGATGGGGGAGGGGACCTCAGGCCAGGGGAACCCTTTTGTCCTGGAGGGGGTCCATCCCCTGGGCCTCCAGAGCACCGACCTTGTCCTGGCCCCAGCTTGGCTGATGACACGGATGCCAACAGCAATGGCTCCAGCGGCAATGAGTCCAATGGACCCGAGTCCAGGGGTGCATCTCAGCGGAGTTCGCACAGCTCCTCCTCTGGCAATGGCAAGGACTCGGCCCTGCTGGAGACCACGGAGAGCAGCAAGAG CACGAACTCTCAGAGCCCATCCCCACCCAGCAGTTCCATTGCCTACAGCCTCCTGAGTGCCAGCTCTGAGCCAGACAACCCCTCTACCAGTGGCTGCAG CAGTGAACAGTCAGCTCGGGCAAGGACTCAGAAAGAACTCATGACGGCACTGCGAGAGCTCAAGCTTCGGCTGCCCCCAGAGCGCAGGGGCAAGGGCCGCTCCGGGACTCTGGCCACATTGCAGTATGCGCTGGCTTGTGTCAAGCAGGTGCAAG CCAACCAGGAGTTCTACCagcagtggagcctggaggagggCGAACCGTGTGCCATGGACATGTCCACCTATACTCTGGAGGAGCTGGAGCACGTCACGTCTGAGTATACACTCCGCAACCAG GACACCTTCTCCGTGGCTGTCTCCTTCCTGACAGGCCGCATCGTCTACATTTCCGAGCAGGCCGGTGTCCTGCTGCGCTGCAAGCGGGATGTGTTCCGGGGCGCCCGCTTCTCGGAGCTCTTGGCTCCTCAGGATGTGGGCGTCTTCTACAGTTCCACCACCCCATCCCGCCTGCCCACCTGGGGCCCAGGGGCCTCCTCAG GTTCAGGCCTCAAGGACTTCACCCAGGAGAAGTCTGTCTTCTGTCGTATCAG AGGGGGTCCTGACCGGGATCCGGGGCCTCGGTACCAGCCATTCCGCCTAACCCCATATGTGACCAAGATCCGGGTCTCCGACGGGGCCCCTGCTCAGCCATGCTGCTTGCTCATTGCAGAGCGCATTCACTCTGGTTATGAAG CTCCCCGGATCCCCCCTGACAAGAGGATCTTCACCACACGGCACACGCCCAGCTGCCTCTTCCAGGACGTGGATGAGAG GGCTGCCCCGCTGCTGGGCTACCTCCCCCAGGACCTCCTGGGGGCCCCAGTGCTCCTCTTCCTGCATCCCGAGGACCGACCCCTCATGCTGGCCATTCACAAGAAGA TCCTGCAGCTGGCTGGCCAGCCCTTTGACCACTCCCCTATTCGCTTCTGTGCCCGTAACGGGGAGTATGTCACCATGGACACCAGCTGGGCTGGCTTTGTGCACCCCTGGAGCCGCAAGGTGGCCTTTGTGTTGGGCCGCCACAAAGTACGCAC GGCGCCCCTGAATGAAGATGTATTCACtcccccggcccccagccccgcTCTGTCCCTGGACTCTGACATCCAAGAGCTCTCGGAGCAGATCCACCGGCTGCTGTTACAg CCTGTACACAGCCCCAGCCCCACGGGCTTCTGTGGAGTCGGCCCGGTGCCTTCCTCCGGCCCTCTCCTCAGCCCTGGCTCCTCCAGTGAGAGCAACGGGGGTGATGCCGAGGGACCTGGGCCTCCTGCCCCG GTGACCTTCCAGCAGATCTGTAAGGATGTGCACCTAGTGAAGCATCAGGGGCAGCAGCTTTTTATTGAGTCCCGGGCCCGGCCTCTGCCCCGGCCCCGCGTCCCTT CTACTGGCACATTCAAGGCCAAGACCCTTCCCTGCCAATCCCCAGACCTGGAGGCGGCCCCAGCTCCAATCCAGGCCCCATTGGCCTTGGCCATTGAGGAGGCTGAGCGGAAAGAAGCCTCCAGTTGCTCCTACCAGCAGATCAACTGCCTGGACAGCATCCTCAG GTACCTGGAGAGCTGCAACCTCCCCGGCACCACAAAGCGCAAATgtgcctcctcctcttcctgcacTGCCTCTTCAGCCTCTGATGACGACAAGCAGCGGACAGGCCCAGTCTCGGTGGGCGCCAAGAAAG ACATCATCATGATGGAGGACGTGCCCAGCCTGCCTCCCGGTCCagctcccagcccagcccccagccccacggTAGCCCCTGAGCCAGCCCCAGACGCCTACCGCCCAGTGGGCCTGACCAAGGCCGTGCTGTCCCTGCACACTCAGAAGGAGGAGCAGGCCTTCCTCAGCCGCTTCCGTGACTTCAGCAGGCTGCGTGGACTAGACAGCTCCTCCACAGCCCCCTCGGCCCCTGGGGAGCGAg GCTGCCACCACAGCCCTGCCACCCACGGCCGCCGCCACCATTGCCGATCCAAAGCCAAGCGCTCACGTCACCACCAGACAGCTCGGGCCGAAGCCCCCGGCTACATTTCCCAGCCCTCGCCTGTGCCACCCTCTGCCCCCTGGCCCCCGCCACCAGCCACTCCTCCCTTCCCAGCTGTGGTCCAGCCATACCCCCTCCCCGTGTTCCCCGCGAGAGGCGGCCCTCAgcctctccctcctgctcccaCGTCTGTGCCTCCTGCAGCTTTCCCTGCCCCCCTGGTGACCCCCATGGTGGCCTTAGTGCTCCCTAACTATCTGTTCCCTACCCCATCCACCTATCCCTACGGGGCACCCCAGACGCCTGCCGAGGGGCCTCCGACCCCTGCCTCCCGCTCCCCGTCTCCATCCCTGCCCCCGctgccccccagccctccccaccaccccgaCTCTCCGCTCTTCAACTCAAGATGCAGCTCCCCGCTCCAGCTAAACCTGCTGCAGCTTGAGGAGCCCCCTCGCGGTGAGGGGGGTGCAGCGGCAGGGGGCTCTGGGAGCAGTGCTGGGCCCCCCCCTCCCAGCGAGGCTGAACCAGAGGCCAGACTG gcggAGGTAACTGAGTCCTCCAACCAGGACGCTCTCTCGGGCTCCAGTGACCTGCTGGAGTTGCTGCTACAAGAGGACTCGCGATCTGGCACCGGCTCTGCTGCCTCAGGCTCCTTGGGCTCCGGCTTGGGCTCTGGTTCAGGCTCCCATGAGGGGGGCAGCACTTCTGCCAGCATCACAC GCAGCAGTCAGAGCAGCCACACAAGCAAGTACTTTGGCAGCATCGATTCTTCAGAGGCTGAGGCTGGGGCTGCCCAGGCCAGAGCTGAGCCTGGGGACCAGGTCATTAAGTACGTGCTCCAGGATCCCATCTGGCTGCTCATGGCCAATGCTGACCAGCGTGTCATGATGACTTATCAGGTGCCCTCCAG ggacaTGGCCTCTGTGCTGAAGCAGGACCGGGAGCGGCTCCGGGCCATGCAGAAGCAGCAGCCTCGGTTCTCAGAGGACCAGCGGAGGGAACTGGGTGCTGTGCACTCCTGGGTCCGGAAAGGTCAACTGCCTCGGGCCCTTGATGTGATG GCCTGTGTGGACTGCGGTAGCAGCACCCAAGAGCATGGCCATCCTGATGACCCTCTCTTCTCAGAAGTGGATGGACTGGGGCTGGAGCCCATGGAGGAGGGTGGAGGCGAgggtggtggcggtggtggtgaGGGTGAGGGCAGCGATGAGGCCCAGGCCCAAGCTGGGGCCAGGGTCTCGAGCTCTCAGGACCTGGCCATGGAAGAGGAAGAGCAAGGTGGGAGCTCACCCAGTCCAGCCTTACCTGCCACAGAAAATGGCACCAGCTAG
- the PER1 gene encoding period circadian protein homolog 1 isoform X1, producing MSRSGPLEGADGGGDLRPGEPFCPGGGPSPGPPEHRPCPGPSLADDTDANSNGSSGNESNGPESRGASQRSSHSSSSGNGKDSALLETTESSKSTNSQSPSPPSSSIAYSLLSASSEPDNPSTSGCSSEQSARARTQKELMTALRELKLRLPPERRGKGRSGTLATLQYALACVKQVQANQEFYQQWSLEEGEPCAMDMSTYTLEELEHVTSEYTLRNQDTFSVAVSFLTGRIVYISEQAGVLLRCKRDVFRGARFSELLAPQDVGVFYSSTTPSRLPTWGPGASSGSGLKDFTQEKSVFCRIRGGPDRDPGPRYQPFRLTPYVTKIRVSDGAPAQPCCLLIAERIHSGYEAPRIPPDKRIFTTRHTPSCLFQDVDERAAPLLGYLPQDLLGAPVLLFLHPEDRPLMLAIHKKILQLAGQPFDHSPIRFCARNGEYVTMDTSWAGFVHPWSRKVAFVLGRHKVRTAPLNEDVFTPPAPSPALSLDSDIQELSEQIHRLLLQPVHSPSPTGFCGVGPVPSSGPLLSPGSSSESNGGDAEGPGPPAPVTFQQICKDVHLVKHQGQQLFIESRARPLPRPRVPSTGTFKAKTLPCQSPDLEAAPAPIQAPLALAIEEAERKEASSCSYQQINCLDSILRYLESCNLPGTTKRKCASSSSCTASSASDDDKQRTGPVSVGAKKDASAVLPGEGAAPLKEPVAGGGALSPLALANKAESVVSVTSQCSFSSTIVHVGDKKPPESDIIMMEDVPSLPPGPAPSPAPSPTVAPEPAPDAYRPVGLTKAVLSLHTQKEEQAFLSRFRDFSRLRGLDSSSTAPSAPGERGCHHSPATHGRRHHCRSKAKRSRHHQTARAEAPGYISQPSPVPPSAPWPPPPATPPFPAVVQPYPLPVFPARGGPQPLPPAPTSVPPAAFPAPLVTPMVALVLPNYLFPTPSTYPYGAPQTPAEGPPTPASRSPSPSLPPLPPSPPHHPDSPLFNSRCSSPLQLNLLQLEEPPRGEGGAAAGGSGSSAGPPPPSEAEPEARLAEVTESSNQDALSGSSDLLELLLQEDSRSGTGSAASGSLGSGLGSGSGSHEGGSTSASITRSSQSSHTSKYFGSIDSSEAEAGAAQARAEPGDQVIKYVLQDPIWLLMANADQRVMMTYQVPSRDMASVLKQDRERLRAMQKQQPRFSEDQRRELGAVHSWVRKGQLPRALDVMACVDCGSSTQEHGHPDDPLFSEVDGLGLEPMEEGGGEGGGGGGEGEGSDEAQAQAGARVSSSQDLAMEEEEQGGSSPSPALPATENGTS from the exons ATGAGCAGGAGCGGCCCCCTAGAAGGGGCTGATGGGGGAGGGGACCTCAGGCCAGGGGAACCCTTTTGTCCTGGAGGGGGTCCATCCCCTGGGCCTCCAGAGCACCGACCTTGTCCTGGCCCCAGCTTGGCTGATGACACGGATGCCAACAGCAATGGCTCCAGCGGCAATGAGTCCAATGGACCCGAGTCCAGGGGTGCATCTCAGCGGAGTTCGCACAGCTCCTCCTCTGGCAATGGCAAGGACTCGGCCCTGCTGGAGACCACGGAGAGCAGCAAGAG CACGAACTCTCAGAGCCCATCCCCACCCAGCAGTTCCATTGCCTACAGCCTCCTGAGTGCCAGCTCTGAGCCAGACAACCCCTCTACCAGTGGCTGCAG CAGTGAACAGTCAGCTCGGGCAAGGACTCAGAAAGAACTCATGACGGCACTGCGAGAGCTCAAGCTTCGGCTGCCCCCAGAGCGCAGGGGCAAGGGCCGCTCCGGGACTCTGGCCACATTGCAGTATGCGCTGGCTTGTGTCAAGCAGGTGCAAG CCAACCAGGAGTTCTACCagcagtggagcctggaggagggCGAACCGTGTGCCATGGACATGTCCACCTATACTCTGGAGGAGCTGGAGCACGTCACGTCTGAGTATACACTCCGCAACCAG GACACCTTCTCCGTGGCTGTCTCCTTCCTGACAGGCCGCATCGTCTACATTTCCGAGCAGGCCGGTGTCCTGCTGCGCTGCAAGCGGGATGTGTTCCGGGGCGCCCGCTTCTCGGAGCTCTTGGCTCCTCAGGATGTGGGCGTCTTCTACAGTTCCACCACCCCATCCCGCCTGCCCACCTGGGGCCCAGGGGCCTCCTCAG GTTCAGGCCTCAAGGACTTCACCCAGGAGAAGTCTGTCTTCTGTCGTATCAG AGGGGGTCCTGACCGGGATCCGGGGCCTCGGTACCAGCCATTCCGCCTAACCCCATATGTGACCAAGATCCGGGTCTCCGACGGGGCCCCTGCTCAGCCATGCTGCTTGCTCATTGCAGAGCGCATTCACTCTGGTTATGAAG CTCCCCGGATCCCCCCTGACAAGAGGATCTTCACCACACGGCACACGCCCAGCTGCCTCTTCCAGGACGTGGATGAGAG GGCTGCCCCGCTGCTGGGCTACCTCCCCCAGGACCTCCTGGGGGCCCCAGTGCTCCTCTTCCTGCATCCCGAGGACCGACCCCTCATGCTGGCCATTCACAAGAAGA TCCTGCAGCTGGCTGGCCAGCCCTTTGACCACTCCCCTATTCGCTTCTGTGCCCGTAACGGGGAGTATGTCACCATGGACACCAGCTGGGCTGGCTTTGTGCACCCCTGGAGCCGCAAGGTGGCCTTTGTGTTGGGCCGCCACAAAGTACGCAC GGCGCCCCTGAATGAAGATGTATTCACtcccccggcccccagccccgcTCTGTCCCTGGACTCTGACATCCAAGAGCTCTCGGAGCAGATCCACCGGCTGCTGTTACAg CCTGTACACAGCCCCAGCCCCACGGGCTTCTGTGGAGTCGGCCCGGTGCCTTCCTCCGGCCCTCTCCTCAGCCCTGGCTCCTCCAGTGAGAGCAACGGGGGTGATGCCGAGGGACCTGGGCCTCCTGCCCCG GTGACCTTCCAGCAGATCTGTAAGGATGTGCACCTAGTGAAGCATCAGGGGCAGCAGCTTTTTATTGAGTCCCGGGCCCGGCCTCTGCCCCGGCCCCGCGTCCCTT CTACTGGCACATTCAAGGCCAAGACCCTTCCCTGCCAATCCCCAGACCTGGAGGCGGCCCCAGCTCCAATCCAGGCCCCATTGGCCTTGGCCATTGAGGAGGCTGAGCGGAAAGAAGCCTCCAGTTGCTCCTACCAGCAGATCAACTGCCTGGACAGCATCCTCAG GTACCTGGAGAGCTGCAACCTCCCCGGCACCACAAAGCGCAAATgtgcctcctcctcttcctgcacTGCCTCTTCAGCCTCTGATGACGACAAGCAGCGGACAGGCCCAGTCTCGGTGGGCGCCAAGAAAG ATGCATCAGCAGTGCTGCCCGGGGAGGGGGCCGCCCCTCTGAAGGAGCCGGTGGCGGGAGGAGGAGCCCTGAGCCCGCTCGCCCTGGCCAATAAGGCGGAGAGCGTGGTGTCCGTCACCAGTCAGTGTAGCTTCAGCTCCACCATCGTCCATGTGGGAGACAAGAAGCCCCCGGAGTCGG ACATCATCATGATGGAGGACGTGCCCAGCCTGCCTCCCGGTCCagctcccagcccagcccccagccccacggTAGCCCCTGAGCCAGCCCCAGACGCCTACCGCCCAGTGGGCCTGACCAAGGCCGTGCTGTCCCTGCACACTCAGAAGGAGGAGCAGGCCTTCCTCAGCCGCTTCCGTGACTTCAGCAGGCTGCGTGGACTAGACAGCTCCTCCACAGCCCCCTCGGCCCCTGGGGAGCGAg GCTGCCACCACAGCCCTGCCACCCACGGCCGCCGCCACCATTGCCGATCCAAAGCCAAGCGCTCACGTCACCACCAGACAGCTCGGGCCGAAGCCCCCGGCTACATTTCCCAGCCCTCGCCTGTGCCACCCTCTGCCCCCTGGCCCCCGCCACCAGCCACTCCTCCCTTCCCAGCTGTGGTCCAGCCATACCCCCTCCCCGTGTTCCCCGCGAGAGGCGGCCCTCAgcctctccctcctgctcccaCGTCTGTGCCTCCTGCAGCTTTCCCTGCCCCCCTGGTGACCCCCATGGTGGCCTTAGTGCTCCCTAACTATCTGTTCCCTACCCCATCCACCTATCCCTACGGGGCACCCCAGACGCCTGCCGAGGGGCCTCCGACCCCTGCCTCCCGCTCCCCGTCTCCATCCCTGCCCCCGctgccccccagccctccccaccaccccgaCTCTCCGCTCTTCAACTCAAGATGCAGCTCCCCGCTCCAGCTAAACCTGCTGCAGCTTGAGGAGCCCCCTCGCGGTGAGGGGGGTGCAGCGGCAGGGGGCTCTGGGAGCAGTGCTGGGCCCCCCCCTCCCAGCGAGGCTGAACCAGAGGCCAGACTG gcggAGGTAACTGAGTCCTCCAACCAGGACGCTCTCTCGGGCTCCAGTGACCTGCTGGAGTTGCTGCTACAAGAGGACTCGCGATCTGGCACCGGCTCTGCTGCCTCAGGCTCCTTGGGCTCCGGCTTGGGCTCTGGTTCAGGCTCCCATGAGGGGGGCAGCACTTCTGCCAGCATCACAC GCAGCAGTCAGAGCAGCCACACAAGCAAGTACTTTGGCAGCATCGATTCTTCAGAGGCTGAGGCTGGGGCTGCCCAGGCCAGAGCTGAGCCTGGGGACCAGGTCATTAAGTACGTGCTCCAGGATCCCATCTGGCTGCTCATGGCCAATGCTGACCAGCGTGTCATGATGACTTATCAGGTGCCCTCCAG ggacaTGGCCTCTGTGCTGAAGCAGGACCGGGAGCGGCTCCGGGCCATGCAGAAGCAGCAGCCTCGGTTCTCAGAGGACCAGCGGAGGGAACTGGGTGCTGTGCACTCCTGGGTCCGGAAAGGTCAACTGCCTCGGGCCCTTGATGTGATG GCCTGTGTGGACTGCGGTAGCAGCACCCAAGAGCATGGCCATCCTGATGACCCTCTCTTCTCAGAAGTGGATGGACTGGGGCTGGAGCCCATGGAGGAGGGTGGAGGCGAgggtggtggcggtggtggtgaGGGTGAGGGCAGCGATGAGGCCCAGGCCCAAGCTGGGGCCAGGGTCTCGAGCTCTCAGGACCTGGCCATGGAAGAGGAAGAGCAAGGTGGGAGCTCACCCAGTCCAGCCTTACCTGCCACAGAAAATGGCACCAGCTAG